Part of the Engraulis encrasicolus isolate BLACKSEA-1 chromosome 1, IST_EnEncr_1.0, whole genome shotgun sequence genome, gaaaccttaatttccccctgggatcaataaatgatactctactctgttGTTTACCAGTAGTGCTTTTGCAGTGTGGTCTGATATTTACAGAGTCtgacaaaaatgtatatatatattttcatccAGTTACTGACACACAAAATTATTAAAAACATATACTTGAAACATATTCTATGGGCACATTTGATCAGATGATTAATGTCATCAAGAGAACACAGATCTAACTGTTGGAAATCCTCAGTAGCCGAAAGACAATTCTACAGACTGAAACACCATTCCATCACCAGCACTTTGAACAATCACTGTGGTTCTCACATCTGGGGTAATAACTTGTTAAAGGGACAACAGATAGCCCGTCACACATGCACCAATATGACATCAAgatatttgtcttttattttctaATTTATTTCGCGTTCTTATTTTCTTAAGGTTTTGTATATCTATATGTTTctatctttttatttatactatttattGCTGATTGTTGGAGACTGAGATTGCAGACTTTATTGCCCACTGATGGGATTAATTAAGtgttctgaatctgaatctgaatcacaTCCCAAACATGAAGCAACAAGCATTTCTGTATCCAGCATTGTATGGAGTTTTATTCCttttatatattttacatatgtGGCCTAGCAtgtcaaaagaaaaagaaaaatagtgtggaaaaaaaccctgtaatgtaatgtacacagGGTGCAGAAAGGTTTTTTGACCAGATCATCCATTTTATATTTAATCTCATACGCCAACATGTATGAACTTGAAATCCTATTGCATTaaagcattccaagtcatgcacatttgtatcagagagagggtgtgatctagcctggcaagccagactaaatgtgagatgtgGATAGTTAGTCTGGCCCCGGTcgatgagacatcggaagattgttgatgggaacaacccgttgtttttcaaaacgTGTCTGGGCCTATTGGCCAACACTTTGTCGTCACACCCTCAAAACCCCGTCGCTTTTGCATCAAAAGATTcatagccgtggcctaatgggtaaggagatgggctttagatcagatggttgcaagttgaaatcccacccttccactcctttcctcactccatggctgtactacccacattgctccaaggactgtaatcaAAACCccgtaaatatctgtaagtcgctttggattaaaaaaaagcatcagctaagtgtaatgtaatgtaatgtaatgtaaaaacgaatctcctgcgttgtgattggcccggcactttcagggcctggggcattgtccgaggctagacccactcgcaggctaaaataattttggccgctgcgggtggggctagtttactaggctaggtgTGATCTAAGGAGACCAATAGCCTATAGACAATTTAAaatttgttagatctattttatGACCCATTTcccagaggtaaaaaaaaagatgccTAATAATTATtcacacctgatatagggtattggggtCCTTagatcacaccctctctctcatacaaatgtgcatgacctggggatcattccatcattggcgctgaattcagcagGAAATGTATGTTATGAAGTTTTCATTTCTataacatgtcgccatgcaagacttgaacccagCGTGACCACATATTAAGCAGCGTACCTGCCCACCGGGCCATTCGTCGTCTTCTCTGCGAAAGGAATTGTTCAAACTCATCTTATGATCATaaagacaacattttttttttttaatgtgcttATTATCAGAAATCTCCCGAAATGACAGACAATGGTAATTATTGTAGTTTTTACATGCATTATCACCCCATAGACTATTTAAATAAAGAGACTGGCTCGCTGTGGTTTTCCGACTTGAATTTGGAGTTTGGGTTAATGCTCTCCAGAACTGGGCTGGGCTGTAGCCACCTCCCCATTTACGGAGGTGCTATTCACACCATATGAACAGTCATGGGATTTCAAAGCTTTAGCAGATTTAAAACTCTGCCCACATTGTTGACACTTATGGGACTGCTCCATGTTGTGCACATTTTTCCTGTGTGACTGTCGAGCTTGTCGGTTGGGAAATCCCTCCCCACAGATGGTGCATAGATATggtttctctccagtgtgaagtGTCTGATGGGTCCTCAGTGCGTCTCTGTAGCTGAAGGTCTTCCCGCAAACCGAGCAAAGGTAGGGCCTTTCACCCGTGTGTCGAACCTGATGACGTTTGAGCATGTCCCTTCGAGAAAAACGGAGATCGCACAGGGAGCATTTAAATGGTTTCTCTTCTGAGTGGATTGTAATGTGTTTTTTAAGTGTGCTTTTACATTGGAAAGTCTTCTCACAGTATGTACAAGAATATGGCTTCACTCCTGTGTGAATAGACTCATGAGAGTGAAGCGAGGCTTGATGCTTGAATATCAACCCACACACCAGACATAAGAAAGGTTTCTCCTGTGTGTGAGTAACTTCATGACTATTCCGTTCAGTTGTAGTATGGAAGGTCTTGGAGCACTTAGTACAAGCGTAGGGTTTTTCTCCTGTATGTCTTCTGACGTGTATTTTTAAGTGTGATGAGTGTGCGAATGCCTTGGGGCAGAGTGAACACTTGTAAGGTCTTTCCTGTGTATGATATCTTTGATGAAGAGTCAAACTCATATGATGTGTGAAGGTTTTCCCACACTGAGTGCAAGCAAAAGGCCTTTCACCTGTGTGCAGTTTTATGTGTTCACTGAGACTAGCCTTTTGTTGAAACGTTTTGTCACAATGTTTGCAGACATAAGACCTTTCTCTTGTGTGAATTCTTCTATGATTGACTAGACATGCCTGGGATGAAACTATTTTCCCACATAGGTCACATTCAAAGCAGTTTTCACTTTTTTCCTTCCCTTTTGTagacttttttctttttacatctgACTCCTGTGGATGAGCTTTGTGGTGTCGAATGAGACCACTTAAATTTACGAAGGTTTTGTCGCAATGTTTGCAGGCATGAGGCCTTTCACCTGTGTGCAGTCTTTTGTGAACTTTGAGGCTGTTTTGGGCAGAAAGAACTTTCCCACAGACATCACATTCAAAAGGCGATGTTTTATGCTGCTGTCTTTGGTGTGAATGCAGGTGTTTTATCAGTGAGAAAGTCTGATCACACTGGGGGCAAGCACGAGACTTTTCTCCTGCGTGTGCAGTGAGGCTCTCATTGCAGGGCTCAGGCGTTGCATTTGCACCATCTTCGTCCAGAAGAAGTCCAGTGTTGGGCGAGTCAGTAGATACATTTCCATGTGGAGAATCTGTGGACGTGTTTTCACATGGAGCAGCAGTGGATGGCTTTTTCCTGGCATGTACTCTTTGGTGAATAGACAGCTGGTTTGGAAATGAAAATGCCTTCCCACATTCTGAACACTTGTGACGGTTGGCGTACCGATAAGTCGTTTTTGCCTTGACGCTGCTGGCTCCTTTGCTCTGCCTCTTGTGTTCCCCCTTAGACTCAGTGAAGTCAGCAtctgaaagaaaacacacacacatttttggttACCTCTTCAAGAAATGCTGTGATTTAAgcaaaagcccacctggggaactcccgttatcattgtgacacagcatttcaCATCACACAACAGAATTGCAGGCCTCATccgcgcaagggggcagccccaaacagtGTACAAAGGGAGCAGTTCGGCGGCACGGTAcactgctcagggtacctcagtcatggaagaggatgggggagagcacaggttaacccattgatgcctgatgttgcattgcgcaacattggccctggcgcctggaggtgcattatgcaacattcaggttcatgagatttgagacaactttattaataatctctgtttgtttgagatgaatgaacacattctaatgaaagatgggggtcttagcgtttaaatgcaacttgcaTATATATTTGTATGTGGTTCAGAagcagagatatttaggtttatataggctgagggcagcttttcttaaaaagggctcaggcattcagcacccttttttgcaggtgccttaggcgtcaatgggttaattactccccccaccaacctggcgggtcaagaTTTGAActcgcaacctttgggctgcaagtctgacgccctaactgtttACCCATGACCACCCTATTTACCTCTGTAAAGTAGGTTATGGGTTTACCTTCATTGGTGAATTAGTCAATTTAAAGGAAGAGTATTTAGGAATGTGGCTAGAGTAGGCATTGCATCTATGCTGCCCAtttccaaatgtgatcttttcatgaatattgactGAGTAATTAATTACTATTTACTAGTTTGAACAAAGCACAATTACATTTTGCAGCAAAATATGtccattactggaaattcaaaatgatggtGGACACAGAGAGATCTAACTTTAAAATACCGTATATGAAAAGGGCAATGCtcccagtcataatgcatactgCAAAACTGATGATGTtttaaatattcacgaaaaagataacacttgtgaatgggcagcattaattgtGGAAATTAACTACAAAAAGTATTACATCCTCTACTTTTAAAACAGTGTTTTTCCAACCACAGGGCCCAGGACCCCACATTGGGTTGCcaatttgtttgaatagatacaactgacgcTATTAGCTACGGCtatgtatgccaaatgatacacattcgtaatgtccgataaacagccgtcgtcaatcgtaaaccacacaacCCTACATGATTTACAGGAGGCAGGTCTCCAGatcttatctcacttgtgattaggtctggtgataaccaagCAAAGAATCTACAATTTTAACCTTACATGAATCTGTATGGGCTAAGCTTAATAGCCTGTGTAAAATTAAATAAATCCCTGCACAAGTGGCAAGACTTGTTCATGTAATGGACATCTACAGAGTTACCAAAAGTGGCACAAGTTGTGCAGATGTTTTCTttgtcacagaaaaaaaacaaaaacaaaatgcataTGGGGTCACCAAAAAATTGTGATCCCAGGCAGCGAGCCAACATTTAGGTCAGTATGGAATTAAGTATCTACCGGGGTTGAAGGCGACCAAACTTTTCCATCTGCCATCCCAGCAAATGTTTATATGGGGAGTTACCTAATTATAgttgcaaaacaaaataaaactacATTGTGAGCATGTCATGGACTTCTCCAGGTTATACAGATTGCCACACCGCCATATTTTCTGATTTCCCCTGCATGTGGACCTACCTTTTGGGTCGTAATCGCTGTCATCATCGCTGTAATCATTGTCATCCTCATCGCTGAGATCCTCTTCAATGTTCATCATATAGACTCCATCAGGCCCCAGCATTGCACGGCAGTCTTGTAACTTGACTGACAGCACGGGCAGTTTCAGCTCCTGCTGTGATTTCACTGTACGGAGTGTGCCATCACCAGGAGACAGTGGAACGTCTGCTTGGTCATCCTCAAGTTGCTGTGATGATGTCAGCATGTCGCCCCCAAGAAACAGTGAAACGTCTGCAGGCTCGTCCTCCAGTTTCTGTAGTAATGTCAGCATGTCATCACCAGGAGACAGCGGAACATGTGCTGGGTCCTCCTCTATTTCCTGTGGCGATGTCAGCATGTCATCACCAGGAGACAGTGGAATGTTTGCTGGGTCGTCCTCAGCTGCGGTACAGGACAGGAAGACGTTTGATGGGATCCCACAACCCTGAAATGCCCAAAAGAGAATGTATAGAAAATACTTCAGTATTAcaaatgcaatacacacacagaaaactcaGAAAacattagaaatgcactcagagagtgcagacctccgccaaggaagttgtttgatagaacatttgagtaTGTTACACCatcaggggggcgggggggatcaATCCGGTTGGAAAGGCAAGGCAAagaaaggcaagtttatttatatagcgcatttcatacacaggtgcaactcaatgtgcttcacaaagttaacaaatgtaaatgaaaggaaacagggaaaaaagaaggaaataaattagagtcaaaaaaacatttaaaacattaagataaaacacaaggtaaaaataataataaaataaaataaaacaaattaaataaacattaaaataaaaataataataataaatttaggctaggggaaagcatctgagaacagctttgtcttgagtctagatttaaagctatcaatagtgggtgcattttttacgaaAGGTCATGCAAATGGTGGTGCTGTAGTACGTCTGACTTGTTACTATTGGCAGTGTGTCTAGAACAGAGGTAGTGAACCTATTATACAGGGGACATGAGTGATGTTTAGtgtttttatctgtattttcattttgtttttgactactgctttactttattattctattgtatatTGTTTAATTTTCATGTcaaggactacagatgaaaacgtATGGCTAAATCTGGTGTAATGCAtggaatggaaacatttatgttttaattgcatatggtcctaataaacttgattgattgatttctcAAAAGACGTTAGAGACGTTTTCtttggcccctgatataattttaatcttatgcatcTTGACATGAAATgttacatgttttgtaaaggaatcttagttAGAAATATGCAATACAATAAAGTTGTAcctcaggggacctagagaagatggggtctgtttcaACAGCAGGCGTAAAATAAAACTTGTCATACCTCAGTTTTAATGCTGGTTTCTGGACGTTGGCTCTGCGATGATGCAACATCCTGTGATGTAATATCCTGCTCCTGATGTGACGTTCCTACATCTGAGGAACCAGGCTCTGGTTCACTGGGACGACAGTCTGATGGAACAGTTCCTGTCTGCACACACGGTTCCACACATGCCGGTTCCTTTTAACAGGCACAGGGGAGGTAGTAACTGGGTGAATGATAtttacaaccacagctaatgcccataaattactTACGTAATTAATGAATAAGCAATGAATaagcttcttagataatccagtaaaaacaAATAGAGTCATTGAATCTAGCTATAATGTGAAAGCTTTAACATCTTATTTTGATAACACCGTTATTGGTCATAGTGCATGTATGAAGCTGATCCTACGGAATCAAGACAGAAaaagagcaacaaaaaaaaagattgtcaAACACATAGGCAACAAGTATTAATTTTGTCAGATCACGGCTTTGCTTGCAGAAGCAGACCTCCGTCCTAATCACTGAATGTTACCCTGGGACCACAGCGGACGACACAAGACAGGGCCAGGGGGAAAGTCCAACATAATCCATAACGAGTTAAACAGGTCTCATTGTTTATTCAACGCATTAAGGTCATGCCGTGCCGCAATTCGGTGCCTCATGTGATCTCATCCAAAGTGAAGTGAACAGGAAAGCTGCGCTATGCTGCCCATGAACATGTGTCTGACTGGGGAGTGAATGGGTGTATTCGTGACTGCGCATGAGCACTGCACAGACAAATTCTGCATGCGCTATGTGAAATGACAATGCACGGAAATGGCAAAATGCGCAAATTGATTCTGCATGTGCCATCATGAATGCGCCCAATGTATGACTGATGGCAGCCTACCGACACAGTGACGTCATTTCCTCTTCCACAGTGACACTGCCGGTTCGTCTGTCCAATTAAGTCATCGTACTTGCTGTGGAGAGAGTAGCAAAATAACAGATTTAACAGAATGTAAGGATACACTGTGAAAATAAAGAAgaatgtctgcacactgctcccgtgttgcttttttatttttctcaagtgagcgctttcgagctttcgctcttcatcagCAGAAGTCTGATAaagagcgaaagctcgaaagtgctcacttgagaaaaataaaaaaagccacacgggagcagtgtgcagacattcttctttatttttacaatattttggccttttgtcatgcacctgcgtcttggatgtgcgcaccactaacctactgaagGATACACTGTGAAGACACACAGGGGTCCATTCCAATATCCAAACTCATGTCCTCTACTTGTGCAATGAAGCTTCTCAGCCGTTTGCCTAAGCACAACAacatttgggggacttttccctattcaacatcctgattgtcAAAGACaaaattacttttaattgtgctTTTGCCCATGATGATGATTACAGTATGATGGAAGTACACTCCACCTCCAGTGTACTATTAAGAGATCCCATGGATAcatgtacaataaaagcatgtcAGGTGGGGTTACAGTGTTTATTTTAACTGAGAGAGACTTAGGTGATGCACCCTTTTGGCTCTAATTTATGAACAAATCTGAACATTTCAGGCTTTTAAATTGACTGTGGATGGTGGAGGAAggacccgagtgtgtgtgtgtaaatgagtgtggGTATTGGAGGTGGCGTGGATTGAGTGTCTGTACTGACCGtctgtgctgctccagctgttgcTGCAGTGTCTGCACCTCATCCCTCAGTGCTCTGATCACCTGTTGGGGGTGATGAGATGGGACAGGAAATCAGGACTTCAAACCAAAATGTCCTTACTAAAACCTGTACTCAAAAACGAAATAAATGCTAAGTCTACTCATTCAGTAAACTAAATCAATATGCTGATGCAGCCTGTACAATGCAAGCAACTGAAGTAACTATCCATTTTACTGTAACCTGATTTAATGGTGTACAGTGTGGTGGATCAGAAAAAAGCTATTTTGTGTGCATGCTGCCGAAACACCTCCTGAAtgggaggtgaaagagtcatgGGTTTCATGCAAGATCCTTATTTAGCTATTTTGGCAAGAGCAACTGTAGTAATGCAAAAGACGTGTTTATGCgaaacattttaaatatagtaacaCTGTAATGTAAGGGATTACTTTGAAAATACATGAATGCATTAGGCCCTAGGCCAACAGCTTTTGGctagcttgcccaacactggatTTAGAATACTGCACTGAACTTCAGCACTGGGGCGATCACTGGGTTCTGTGGGACACGCAACGTAAGATAACACATTGGAACAAAAGGGGATCATACCTTGTTTGCCTCAGTGAGTTTGTTGTCCTTCTTCTCAAGTCTCTTCTGGAGATGTTCTACCTGTAGTGTCAGAGTCTGGCACATCTCCACTTCATGATCCCTGGACTCCTGCAAATCAACGTCCTTCTCTAGCAACCTCAGCGTCATGTTGGAT contains:
- the LOC134449734 gene encoding oocyte zinc finger protein XlCOF6-like isoform X1 → MTLRLLEKDVDLQESRDHEVEMCQTLTLQVEHLQKRLEKKDNKLTEANKVIRALRDEVQTLQQQLEQHRRKYDDLIGQTNRQCHCGRGNDVTVSEPACVEPCVQTGTVPSDCRPSEPEPGSSDVGTSHQEQDITSQDVASSQSQRPETSIKTEGCGIPSNVFLSCTAAEDDPANIPLSPGDDMLTSPQEIEEDPAHVPLSPGDDMLTLLQKLEDEPADVSLFLGGDMLTSSQQLEDDQADVPLSPGDGTLRTVKSQQELKLPVLSVKLQDCRAMLGPDGVYMMNIEEDLSDEDDNDYSDDDSDYDPKDADFTESKGEHKRQSKGASSVKAKTTYRYANRHKCSECGKAFSFPNQLSIHQRVHARKKPSTAAPCENTSTDSPHGNVSTDSPNTGLLLDEDGANATPEPCNESLTAHAGEKSRACPQCDQTFSLIKHLHSHQRQQHKTSPFECDVCGKVLSAQNSLKVHKRLHTGERPHACKHCDKTFVNLSGLIRHHKAHPQESDVKRKKSTKGKEKSENCFECDLCGKIVSSQACLVNHRRIHTRERSYVCKHCDKTFQQKASLSEHIKLHTGERPFACTQCGKTFTHHMSLTLHQRYHTQERPYKCSLCPKAFAHSSHLKIHVRRHTGEKPYACTKCSKTFHTTTERNSHEVTHTQEKPFLCLVCGLIFKHQASLHSHESIHTGVKPYSCTYCEKTFQCKSTLKKHITIHSEEKPFKCSLCDLRFSRRDMLKRHQVRHTGERPYLCSVCGKTFSYRDALRTHQTLHTGEKPYLCTICGEGFPNRQARQSHRKNVHNMEQSHKCQQCGQSFKSAKALKSHDCSYGVNSTSVNGEVATAQPSSGEH
- the LOC134449734 gene encoding oocyte zinc finger protein XlCOF6-like isoform X2, which gives rise to MTLRLLEKDVDLQESRDHEVEMCQTLTLQVEHLQKRLEKKDNKLTEANKVIRALRDEVQTLQQQLEQHRRKYDDLIGQTNRQCHCGRGNDVTVSGCGIPSNVFLSCTAAEDDPANIPLSPGDDMLTSPQEIEEDPAHVPLSPGDDMLTLLQKLEDEPADVSLFLGGDMLTSSQQLEDDQADVPLSPGDGTLRTVKSQQELKLPVLSVKLQDCRAMLGPDGVYMMNIEEDLSDEDDNDYSDDDSDYDPKDADFTESKGEHKRQSKGASSVKAKTTYRYANRHKCSECGKAFSFPNQLSIHQRVHARKKPSTAAPCENTSTDSPHGNVSTDSPNTGLLLDEDGANATPEPCNESLTAHAGEKSRACPQCDQTFSLIKHLHSHQRQQHKTSPFECDVCGKVLSAQNSLKVHKRLHTGERPHACKHCDKTFVNLSGLIRHHKAHPQESDVKRKKSTKGKEKSENCFECDLCGKIVSSQACLVNHRRIHTRERSYVCKHCDKTFQQKASLSEHIKLHTGERPFACTQCGKTFTHHMSLTLHQRYHTQERPYKCSLCPKAFAHSSHLKIHVRRHTGEKPYACTKCSKTFHTTTERNSHEVTHTQEKPFLCLVCGLIFKHQASLHSHESIHTGVKPYSCTYCEKTFQCKSTLKKHITIHSEEKPFKCSLCDLRFSRRDMLKRHQVRHTGERPYLCSVCGKTFSYRDALRTHQTLHTGEKPYLCTICGEGFPNRQARQSHRKNVHNMEQSHKCQQCGQSFKSAKALKSHDCSYGVNSTSVNGEVATAQPSSGEH